One genomic window of Gossypium hirsutum isolate 1008001.06 chromosome D11, Gossypium_hirsutum_v2.1, whole genome shotgun sequence includes the following:
- the LOC107911675 gene encoding UDP-glucuronate:xylan alpha-glucuronosyltransferase 1 has protein sequence MRGNLPGSADTRHRLSASIEAIYKRQLNRNKVKGTGKPFHISVQDRNSCCKYPLLKLVLIAIVCGTFVSLLYSPEAYTSAHLSAVKSRRDFMKRWIWGGADSRYVSDIDIDWDDVMKVVETMGEQHDYQGIGLLIFNTTEVTYWKHLIPDATHIVLHLDYADMNGTWDSLYPEWIDEEQEEKVPVCPSLPKIEVPGIRLDLVAVKLPCRNEGNWSRDVARLHLQLAAASLATSAKGFYPMHVLFISKCFPIPNMFTCKELVARENNVWLYKPDLNVLREKLQFPPGSCELALPFEVKEPIYSGNASRQAYATILHSAHVYVCGAIAVARSIRLSGSTRDLVILVDEMITAYHRSGLEAAGWKVRTIQRIRNPKAEKDAYNEWNYSKFRLWQLTDYDKIIFIDADLLILRNIDFLFAMPEISATGNNGTLFNSGVMVIEPSNCTFQLIMEHIDVFESYNGGDQGYLNEIFTWWHRIPRHMNFLKHFWIGDEEEVKQKKTRLFGSEPPILYVLHYLGIKPWLCFKDYDCNWNVDIMVEFASDVAHDRWWKVHDSMPEELQEFCMLRSRQKAQLEFDRRQAEKAKFRDGHWRIKIEDKRLEKCIDNRCKWKGMLKQWGKGNWTNDEAFVPTPPAINTKFLSGF, from the exons ATGAGAGGAAACTTGCCGGGTTCTGCCGACACTAGACATCGGTTATCTGCATCAAT TGAGGCCATATACAAAAGGCAGTTAAATAGGAATAAAGTGAAAGGTACTGGGAAGCCTTTCCACATCTCAGTCCAAGATCGAAACTCTTGCTGCAAATACCCTCTTCTCAAACTTGTGTTGATTGCCATTGTTTGTGGCACTTTCGTATCGCTTTTGTACTCTCCAGAGGCCTATACAAGTGCTCATTTATCGGCTGTGAAATCCCG CCGAGATTTTATGAAGAGGTGGATATGGGGAGGGGCAGATTCTCGATATGTTTCGGATATTGATATCGACTGGGACGATGTTATGAAGGTTGTCGAGACGATGGGTGAACAGCATGACTACCAGGGAATCGGACTTTTGATTTTCAATACTACTGAAGTTACTTATTGGAAGCACCTGATACCTGATGCAACCCACATTGTCCTGCATTTGGACTATGCTGACATGAACGGAACTTGGGATTCGTTATATCCGGAATGGATCGATGAGGAGCAAGAAGAAAAGGTCCCTGTTTGCCCCTCTCTACCGAAGATCGAAGTCCCCGGAATACGTCTTGATCTGGTTGCTGTCAAGCTGCCTTGTAGAAATGAGGGTAATTGGTCAAGGGATGTTGCTAGGTTGCATTTGCAGCTTGCAGCTGCTAGTCTTGCAACCTCGGCCAAGGGCTTTTATCCGATGCATGTGCTTTTCATTTCAAAGTGCTTTCCGATTCCGAACATGTTCACTTGCAAAGAACTCGTAGCACGCGAAAACAATGTCTGGTTATACAAACCAGACTTGAATGTGTTGAGAGAAAAGCTCCAGTTCCCTCCAGGATCTTGTGAACTTGCCCTTCCTTTTGAGGTCAAAG AGCCTATATATTCAGGGAATGCATCTCGACAAGCTTATGCAACGATTCTTCATTCGGCTCATGTATACGTATGTGGAGCTATAGCTGTTGCTAGAAGCATTCGCTTGTCTGGCTCGACCCGAGACCTTGTGATACTTGTGGATGAGATGATCACTGCTTACCACAGGAGTGGACTTGAGGCAGCAGGATGGAAAGTTAGGACAATTCAAAGAATCAGGAATCCGAAAGCCGAAAAAGATGCATACAACGAATGGAACTACAGCAAGTTCCGGTTATGGCAACTGACCGATTATGACAAGATCATATTCATCGATGCAGATCTACTTATACTTCGCAACATTGATTTCTTATTCGCAATGCCAGAGATATCAGCCACGGGAAATAACGGCACACTGTTTAACTCGGGTGTCATGGTCATCGAGCCTTCAAATTGCACCTTCCAGCTTATAATGGAACATATCGATGTGTTCGAATCATACAACGGTGGGGATCAGGGATACTTAAACGAGATTTTCACATGGTGGCACCGGATTCCACGGCACATGAACTTCCTGAAGCATTTCTGGATAGGTGATGAGGAAGAAGTGAAGCAAAAGAAGACTCGGCTATTCGGATCGGAACCGCCTATACTTTACGTACTTCACTACCTAGGTATAAAGCCATGGTTATGCTTCAAGGACTATGACTGCAACTGGAATGTGGATATAATGGTGGAGTTCGCCAGCGATGTGGCGCATGATAGGTGGTGGAAAGTGCATGACTCAATGCCAGAAGAACTGCAAGAATTCTGCATGTTAAGGTCGAGGCAAAAGGCGCAACTGGAGTTCGATAGAAGGCAAGCAGAGAAAGCAAAATTCAGGGATGGGCATTGGAGAATCAAAATTGAAGATAAGCGGTTAGAGAAGTGTATCGACAACAGATGTAAATGGAAGGGTATGTTGAAACAATGGGGTAAAGGTAACTGGACTAATGATGAAGCTTTTGTTCCAACACCTCCTgcaatcaataccaaatttctCTCAGGATTCTGA